The following proteins come from a genomic window of Canis aureus isolate CA01 chromosome 3, VMU_Caureus_v.1.0, whole genome shotgun sequence:
- the LOC144310523 gene encoding uncharacterized protein LOC144310523: protein MATPPNSRFQAAMTSPFPFLPPRPPGPAALDPISRLLPPGCPRLSAPHQGPLLSPPQPRDCSSPSPPRGHSCPPPPHPGAGCSCPLFPPSRGRRRAGAARVPCWPRQLCLQRPRPSPSPQSGCAGAPWQRAQAQGRPSLQLRDPCHAGCPVGAAAGLAAGEAGAGRRQALLAAGAAACLAWEAPVASSSETGDHGRGPRRWLEGLEGLPSPCCCAHGHLAPSCSVVALSRPVLGHKLSTLVLSRQLNCMAVAWCGAQVPYGQSTGWSCLDHSLPSLRSELSPDQGRKCSWGERRTPMGASRPWACSGPLRCLLGASGVCSSPSPQGATMK, encoded by the exons ATGGCGACGCCTCCAAACAGCAGATTCCAGGCGGCAATGACGTCACCTTTCCCCTTCCTGccgcccaggcccccaggccctgccgcGCTGGACCCCATTTCACGCCTCCTGCCTCCCGGGTGTCCCAGGCTGAGCGCCCCCCACCAGGGGCCGCTCCTGTCTCCCCCTCAACCCAGGGACTGCTCCagtccctccccacccaggggcCACTCCTGTCCTCCACCCCCTCACCCAGGGGCTGGCTGCTCTTGTCCCCTGTTCCCCCCATCTAGGGGCCGCAGGCGTGCTGGGGCTGCTCGTGTCCCCTGCTGGCCCAGGCAGCTGTGCCTGCAGCGGCCGAGGCCCTCTCCCTCCCCGCAGAGCGGCTGTGCTGGAGCCCCGTGGCAGAGGGCACAGGCCCAGGGGCGGCCCTCCCTCCAGCTCCGGGATCCCTGCCATGCTGGCTGCCCTGTGGGAGCTGCCGCAGGCCTAgcggctggggaggcaggggcaggccgGCGCCAGGCCTTGCTGGCTGCCGGGGCAGCCGCCTGTCTGGCCTGGGAAGCCCCTGTGGCTTCCTCATCAGAAACCGGTGACCATGGCAGAGGGCCTCGGAGGTGGCTGGAGGGCCTGGAGGGGCTGCCGAGCCCCTGCTGCTGTGCCCATGGGCATCTGGCCCCCTCCTGCTCAGTGGTGGCCCTGTCCAGGCCTGTCCTGGGCCACAAGCTCAGCACCTTGGTCCTGAGCAGACAGCTGAACTGCATGGCAGTGGCCTGGTGTGGGGCCCAGGTCCCCTATGGTCAGTCCACAGGCTGGAGCTGTCTGGACCACTCTCTACCCAGCCTGAGGTCTGAACTCAGTCCCGACCAA GGTAGGAAATGCAGCTGGGGGGAGCGTCGCACCCCGATGGGGGCCAGCAGGCCATGGGCTTGCTCAGGCCCACTGCGGTGCCTCCTGGGAGCAAGTGGAGTTTGCTCCTCCCCATCACCCCAAGGAGCGACAATGAAATAA